GGCGCGCAGCCACTCCTTGTTCATCGCGGCGATCGACGGCAGCGGGATGCCCTTCGGGCAGGCCGTGGCGCATTCGCCGGTCAGGGTGCAGCCGCCGAAGCCCTCGCCGTCCATCCGGGCCACCATGTCCAGCACCCGCGTCTCGCGCTCGGGCGAGCCCTGCGGGAGCACGTTCAGGTGGTTGATCTTGGCGGAGGTGAACAGCATCGCGGAGCCGTTGGGGCAGGCCGCCACGCACGCCCCGCAGCCGATGCACTCGGCGTGCTCGAAGGCGTGGTCGGCGGCCGGCTTGGGCACCGCGGTGGCGTGCGCCTCGGGGGCGGAGCCGGTCGGTGCCGTGATGTAGCCGCCGGCCTGGATGATGCGGTCGAAGGCGCTGCGGTCGACCACGAGGTCCTTGACCACGGGGAAGGCCGAGGCCCGCCACGGTTCGACGTCGATGGTGTCGCCGTCGGCGAAGGACCGCATGTGGAGCTGGCAGGTGGTGGTGCGTTCGGGGCCGTGGGCGTCGCCGTTGATGACGAGGCTGCAGGCGCCGCAGATGCCCTCGCGGCAGTCGTGGTCGAAGGCGACCGGGTCCTCGCCGCGCAGGATGAGGTCCTCGTTGAGGGTGTCGAGCATCTCCAGGAAGGACATGTCCTTCGATATGCCGTCGACCTCGTACGAGGCCATGGCGCCGGGGGCGTCGGCGTGCTGCTGGCGCCAGACGCGCAGGGTGAGCTTCATGCGTAGCTCCGCTGGGTGGGGTGGACGTACTCGAAGACGAGGTCTTCCTTGTGCAGGACGGGTGCGGCGCCGGTGCCCGTGTACTCCCAGGCCGCGGCGTAGCCGAACTCCTCGTCGCGGCGGGCGGCTTCGCCGTCGGGGGTCTGGGACTCCTCGCGGAAGTGGCCGCCGCAGGACTCGGCGCGGTGGAGGGCGTCGAGGCACATCAGCTCGGCGAGTTCGAGGTAGTCGACGACGCGGTTGGCCTTCTCCAGCGACTGGTTGAACTCCTCACCTCTGCCGGGGACCTTGATCCGCCGCCAGAACTCCTCGCGGATCTCCGGGATGCGGGCCAGCGCCTTGCGCAGCCCCTCCTCGGTGCGGGCCATCCCG
This is a stretch of genomic DNA from Streptomyces sp. NBC_00091. It encodes these proteins:
- a CDS encoding succinate dehydrogenase/fumarate reductase iron-sulfur subunit — its product is MKLTLRVWRQQHADAPGAMASYEVDGISKDMSFLEMLDTLNEDLILRGEDPVAFDHDCREGICGACSLVINGDAHGPERTTTCQLHMRSFADGDTIDVEPWRASAFPVVKDLVVDRSAFDRIIQAGGYITAPTGSAPEAHATAVPKPAADHAFEHAECIGCGACVAACPNGSAMLFTSAKINHLNVLPQGSPERETRVLDMVARMDGEGFGGCTLTGECATACPKGIPLPSIAAMNKEWLRAVRKA